A DNA window from Acinetobacter sp. 10FS3-1 contains the following coding sequences:
- a CDS encoding methylenetetrahydrofolate reductase C-terminal domain-containing protein: MLNFSQYLSKNQFCILLEYLTTSQDTAVPQSLAGYPVVTTLADRVHADDDLAPLEVAKSFPSHIEKLLHYSGKGRDIQDFEMFLQRAQKANIQNLLLLTGDKLKNHSDGCDGSSRTRYLESVNAVMVANKHGGFHIGVAFNPFKYAEAERDAQYLKLHKKLKAGAGFIITQLGYDIDALKQAKAFLKHHHYPQKMLVCVMPLSFARANFMLKNKVAGIVITPHMLQVLSEEKQAGLQENAYKRCALQILICKQLGFAGVHLSACHKPEEQILLESYIEQYQHLDLEALEDIWNSLWQVKTGKEFVPELPYYSRQPTSTQLIKYQHLHFMHETLFESKIAKGIGGFIFKASFWENKSVAKALLQTEFISKHGVVGCESCGQCRLADTLYICPETCPKGLANGPCGGTCLDRCEFGDRECIHSVKARLAKAIGQTELLKQQLIPTVPIEVRGTSSWKNWYLATEA; the protein is encoded by the coding sequence ATGCTTAATTTTTCACAATACCTATCTAAAAATCAATTCTGTATTTTGTTGGAATATTTAACGACATCTCAAGATACTGCTGTGCCACAGTCTTTGGCAGGATATCCTGTAGTGACGACATTGGCAGATCGTGTGCATGCAGATGATGACCTTGCACCACTTGAAGTAGCCAAGTCATTCCCATCACACATTGAAAAGCTGCTGCATTATTCAGGAAAAGGGCGAGATATCCAAGATTTTGAGATGTTTCTTCAACGAGCCCAGAAAGCGAATATTCAAAATTTGTTATTACTCACTGGAGATAAACTGAAAAACCATAGTGATGGGTGTGATGGTAGTTCTCGTACACGCTATTTAGAGTCAGTTAATGCTGTTATGGTTGCTAATAAGCATGGAGGTTTTCATATTGGTGTCGCCTTTAACCCGTTTAAATATGCAGAAGCTGAACGTGACGCACAGTATCTAAAACTGCATAAAAAACTCAAAGCCGGTGCAGGCTTTATCATTACTCAATTAGGTTATGACATAGATGCTTTAAAACAGGCAAAGGCATTTTTAAAGCATCACCATTATCCTCAAAAAATGCTGGTTTGTGTCATGCCACTCAGTTTTGCACGTGCCAATTTTATGCTGAAAAATAAAGTGGCTGGAATTGTGATTACACCACATATGTTGCAAGTCTTATCTGAAGAAAAACAAGCAGGATTACAAGAAAATGCCTATAAACGCTGTGCTTTACAAATTTTAATCTGTAAACAGCTTGGATTTGCAGGAGTACATTTATCAGCCTGTCATAAGCCTGAAGAGCAGATACTTTTGGAAAGCTATATAGAACAATATCAGCATCTGGATTTGGAGGCACTTGAAGATATCTGGAATTCACTATGGCAAGTGAAGACTGGAAAAGAATTTGTACCGGAATTACCGTATTATTCACGTCAACCGACATCCACTCAGCTGATTAAATATCAACACCTGCATTTCATGCATGAGACGTTGTTTGAATCTAAAATTGCTAAGGGGATTGGAGGTTTTATTTTTAAAGCTTCATTTTGGGAAAATAAGTCTGTAGCAAAAGCATTACTGCAAACTGAATTTATCAGTAAGCATGGTGTCGTGGGCTGTGAAAGCTGTGGACAGTGTCGATTAGCGGATACACTTTATATTTGTCCTGAAACTTGCCCAAAAGGCTTGGCCAATGGTCCTTGTGGAGGAACCTGTTTAGATCGTTGTGAATTTGGTGATCGGGAGTGTATTCACTCGGTGAAAGCGCGACTTGCCAAGGCAATAGGGCAAACAGAGCTTTTAAAACAACAACTGATTCCAACTGTACCCATTGAAGTGCGTGGAACCAGTTCTTGGAAAAATTGGTACTTGGCAACAGAGGCTTAA
- a CDS encoding IS982 family transposase: protein MDHITELFCILDDFCKKFNKSLEKALISDQKSRLKKSALSLSEAMTIVILFHQSGFRFFKYFYCQMIVPFWKSAFPKLLSYNRFIEIMPRCLQALSSFFHQVKGKDTGISIIDSTKLVVCHNLRIKRHRVFKGLAGRGKSSTGWFYGFKLHLVINNLGEIINLKLTSGNVHDVAILDSLTQELKGILLGDKGYLSKAKAEVLAARGLKILTPSRRNMKNKPIQTEEEKQLLCRRGLIETVNDQLKNLHQLEHSRHRSVNNFMVNIMAAVVAYCLNPNKPTFQNMLKG, encoded by the coding sequence ATGGATCATATTACCGAATTATTTTGTATTTTGGATGATTTCTGCAAAAAATTTAATAAATCTTTAGAGAAAGCTTTAATTTCTGATCAAAAATCCAGGCTAAAAAAGTCAGCTTTAAGCTTGTCTGAAGCAATGACCATTGTCATTTTATTTCATCAATCCGGGTTTAGATTCTTCAAATATTTTTATTGCCAAATGATCGTTCCATTCTGGAAATCTGCTTTTCCTAAACTGCTTAGCTACAACCGATTTATTGAAATTATGCCCCGTTGTTTGCAGGCTCTGAGTAGTTTCTTCCATCAAGTAAAAGGAAAAGATACGGGAATCAGTATCATTGACTCCACTAAATTGGTAGTTTGCCATAATCTTCGGATTAAAAGGCATCGTGTATTTAAAGGTTTGGCAGGTCGTGGAAAAAGTAGTACGGGGTGGTTTTATGGTTTTAAATTACATTTGGTTATCAATAATTTAGGTGAAATAATTAACCTCAAACTGACATCAGGAAATGTTCATGATGTTGCTATATTAGATTCTTTAACTCAAGAATTAAAAGGGATCCTACTCGGAGACAAAGGCTATTTGAGCAAAGCAAAAGCCGAAGTTTTAGCAGCAAGAGGACTGAAAATATTGACCCCATCACGTCGGAATATGAAAAACAAACCTATCCAAACAGAAGAAGAAAAACAATTGCTTTGCAGAAGAGGATTAATAGAGACAGTGAATGATCAATTAAAAAATTTACATCAACTTGAACATTCACGTCATCGTTCGGTAAATAACTTCATGGTGAATATCATGGCTGCTGTAGTGGCTTATTGTTTGAATCCCAATAAGCCAACTTTCCAAAATATGTTAAAAGGCTAA